In one Anoxybacillus amylolyticus genomic region, the following are encoded:
- a CDS encoding isochorismate synthase — translation MTTLFQHKTKEQWDAIIKTACTSFVSWSESISLVDPLQFFYLAEQSGFKTRFYWSDRNNETTYVGIGCTYTIVVNGNEARFATVETEWKRFIERTTIHSNKTSAGPILFGGFSFDPLKRKSEQWQHFSDATFVVPTVLLTVKNGEATVTITLPSQSEEGEIVRVQQLFTYSDDPFFPSPLPPLVRCEERGKEEWIKAVKQVIERIRLGEFAKVVLAREERFAFADRLDVVALLERLREQQPMSYLFAFEQDGRCFIGASPEQLVKKEGTVCYSTCLAGSIRRGKTIQEDEELGNWLLQDEKNLQEHQFVVEMIKEAMAEMCDTIDISPRPQLLKMRDIQHLYTPVIGESRRNVSLVSLVERLHPTPALGGTPRETALETIRALEPLDRGWYAAPIGWIDTFGNGEFAVAIRSGLLQGNEAILFAGCGVVGDSDPASEYEETKVKLKPMLSALGVKKR, via the coding sequence GTGACGACTTTATTTCAACATAAAACGAAAGAACAATGGGATGCAATCATAAAAACTGCGTGCACATCGTTCGTTAGCTGGAGCGAATCGATTTCATTGGTCGATCCTCTCCAATTTTTCTATCTGGCAGAGCAGAGCGGCTTTAAAACCCGATTTTATTGGTCCGACCGCAACAATGAAACGACATATGTCGGAATTGGCTGCACGTACACAATCGTTGTCAACGGCAATGAAGCACGATTTGCCACCGTTGAAACAGAGTGGAAGCGTTTTATCGAACGAACGACGATTCATTCTAACAAAACAAGTGCCGGTCCCATTCTTTTCGGCGGGTTTTCATTTGATCCGTTGAAACGAAAGAGCGAGCAGTGGCAGCATTTTTCCGATGCAACATTTGTTGTTCCCACTGTATTATTAACGGTAAAAAACGGAGAGGCAACCGTAACGATTACCTTGCCTTCGCAGTCCGAGGAAGGTGAAATAGTGCGTGTTCAACAGCTATTCACCTATTCCGATGACCCTTTTTTCCCTTCTCCTCTCCCGCCGCTCGTTCGTTGTGAAGAACGTGGAAAAGAAGAATGGATAAAAGCGGTCAAACAAGTGATTGAGCGCATTCGGCTAGGGGAATTTGCAAAAGTTGTATTAGCGCGGGAAGAACGGTTTGCGTTTGCCGACAGACTAGATGTTGTAGCATTATTGGAACGGTTGCGCGAGCAGCAGCCAATGAGTTATTTATTTGCCTTTGAGCAAGATGGTCGTTGTTTTATAGGTGCTTCTCCAGAACAGCTTGTCAAAAAAGAGGGGACGGTTTGCTATTCTACGTGTTTGGCTGGATCGATTCGCCGAGGAAAAACGATACAGGAAGACGAGGAACTTGGAAATTGGTTATTGCAAGATGAAAAAAATTTACAAGAACATCAGTTTGTTGTCGAAATGATAAAAGAAGCGATGGCGGAAATGTGCGATACCATCGATATTTCTCCACGTCCGCAGTTATTGAAAATGAGAGATATTCAGCACCTCTATACGCCAGTCATCGGAGAAAGTCGGCGCAACGTTTCGCTCGTTTCACTTGTCGAACGGCTCCACCCGACTCCAGCGTTAGGAGGGACGCCGCGCGAAACGGCACTAGAAACGATTCGCGCGCTAGAGCCGCTTGACCGGGGCTGGTATGCTGCGCCAATAGGATGGATAGATACATTTGGAAATGGGGAGTTTGCTGTTGCGATTCGGTCAGGACTATTGCAAGGAAACGAAGCCATTTTATTTGCCGGCTGCGGCGTAGTTGGAGATTCTGATCCGGCAAGCGAATATGAGGAAACAAAAGTGAAATTAAAACCAATGTTATCCGCCTTAGGAGTGAAAAAAAGATGA
- a CDS encoding 1,4-dihydroxy-2-naphthoate polyprenyltransferase — protein sequence MQSPLPTQQSFQSERDWRVWWRLTRPHTLTAAFVPVSIGTALAFHETNIRLSLFVAMLVASLLIQAATNMFNEYYDYKRGLDSAESVGIGGAIVRDGIAPKTVLWLAVSFFIAAMFIGIYICIHSSWWLAAIGVVCMAAGYFYTGGPLPIAYTPFGELAAGFFMGVVIILISFFIQTGSVTMVPIVVSVPIAILVGSILLANNIRDLDGDRKHGRKTMAILVGRTNAIRILAGMLIFSFAWIIGLVAFHVVSAWTLLVFLSVPKAIAATKGFIGKTKPLDMMPAMKATAQTNTQFGFLLAIGLFISHWL from the coding sequence ATGCAATCGCCTTTACCGACACAACAATCATTTCAGTCGGAGCGGGATTGGCGCGTATGGTGGCGGCTAACGCGACCGCACACATTAACAGCTGCGTTCGTCCCTGTTTCGATTGGCACTGCATTAGCTTTTCACGAAACCAACATACGGCTTTCTTTATTTGTAGCAATGCTTGTCGCTTCTTTGCTTATCCAAGCAGCAACCAATATGTTTAACGAATATTATGATTATAAGCGAGGGCTTGATTCAGCAGAATCGGTCGGCATCGGTGGCGCAATCGTTCGTGACGGCATTGCTCCGAAAACAGTGCTATGGCTTGCGGTCTCTTTCTTTATTGCCGCAATGTTCATTGGCATCTATATTTGCATCCATAGCAGTTGGTGGCTCGCTGCAATCGGTGTCGTTTGCATGGCGGCAGGCTATTTTTATACCGGTGGTCCACTTCCAATTGCCTATACTCCATTTGGTGAACTCGCTGCTGGTTTTTTTATGGGGGTTGTCATTATTTTAATTTCTTTCTTTATTCAAACGGGCAGCGTAACAATGGTGCCGATTGTCGTATCGGTTCCTATCGCTATTTTAGTCGGTTCCATTTTGCTAGCGAATAATATTCGCGACCTTGACGGCGACCGGAAACATGGGAGAAAAACGATGGCAATTTTAGTCGGTCGCACAAATGCCATTCGTATCTTAGCAGGCATGCTTATCTTTTCATTTGCATGGATCATTGGATTAGTTGCTTTTCATGTGGTTTCCGCATGGACGCTGCTTGTTTTCTTAAGCGTTCCAAAGGCAATCGCCGCAACGAAAGGATTCATCGGAAAAACAAAGCCGCTTGACATGATGCCTGCAATGAAAGCAACAGCACAAACGAATACACAGTTCGGGTTTTTGCTAGCAATCGGTCTTTTCATCAGCCATTGGCTGTAA